Proteins encoded in a region of the Streptomyces akebiae genome:
- a CDS encoding LacI family DNA-binding transcriptional regulator gives MASIKDVAAEAGVSVATVSRVLNDHPSVSEDARARVMAAVAALGYRPNAVARSLRTDQTHTLGLVISDVMNPYFTELARSVEEAARALGYSVIIGNADERPELQDHHVRNLLDRRIDGLLVSPTDGGSPLMLDAARAGTPMVFVDRWIPGVDVPVVRSDGRGAVRDLVAHLYGLGHRRLAIIAGPAATTTGRERVEAFREALGEHGLPLPDDYIGQGDFQAESGRRVTEGFLDLAEPPEVVFAADNLMALGALDAIRARGMRVPRDVGLAAFDDIPWFVHTDPPITAVAQPTGELGRAAVRALVDQIEGRPPQSVTLPARLVVRLSCGESTDDSPAGVPSESPVTNRSTS, from the coding sequence ATGGCGAGCATCAAGGACGTCGCGGCCGAGGCCGGGGTGTCCGTCGCCACGGTGTCGCGGGTTCTGAACGACCATCCGTCGGTCAGTGAGGACGCGCGTGCGCGGGTGATGGCCGCCGTGGCCGCGCTGGGCTACCGCCCCAACGCCGTCGCCCGCTCCCTGCGCACGGATCAGACCCACACCCTCGGGCTGGTCATCAGCGATGTGATGAACCCCTACTTCACCGAGCTGGCGCGGTCCGTCGAGGAGGCGGCGCGGGCGCTCGGGTACAGCGTGATCATCGGGAACGCCGACGAGCGGCCCGAGCTGCAGGATCACCACGTGCGGAACCTGCTCGACCGGCGGATCGACGGGCTGCTCGTGTCCCCGACCGACGGGGGTTCGCCGTTGATGCTGGACGCGGCCCGCGCCGGCACTCCGATGGTGTTCGTGGACCGGTGGATTCCGGGCGTGGACGTGCCGGTCGTCAGGTCCGACGGGCGGGGTGCCGTCCGGGATCTCGTCGCCCATCTGTACGGGCTCGGGCACCGGCGGCTCGCGATCATCGCCGGGCCGGCAGCCACCACGACCGGGCGGGAGCGGGTCGAGGCCTTCAGGGAGGCCCTGGGCGAGCACGGGCTGCCACTGCCCGACGACTACATAGGGCAGGGCGACTTCCAGGCCGAGAGCGGGCGGCGGGTGACCGAGGGGTTTCTTGATCTGGCCGAGCCGCCCGAGGTCGTTTTCGCCGCCGACAACCTGATGGCGCTCGGCGCGCTCGACGCCATCCGCGCGAGGGGGATGCGGGTTCCGCGGGACGTCGGGCTGGCCGCGTTCGACGACATCCCGTGGTTCGTGCACACCGATCCGCCGATCACGGCGGTCGCCCAGCCGACGGGCGAGCTGGGGCGGGCCGCCGTACGCGCTCTGGTCGATCAGATCGAGGGGCGGCCCCCGCAGTCCGTCACCCTCCCCGCCCGTCTCGTCGTACGCCTCTCGTGCGGCGAGTCCACCGACGACTCCCCCGCCGGTGTCCCCTCCGAGTCCCCCGTGACGAACAGGAGCACGTCGTGA
- a CDS encoding sugar ABC transporter ATP-binding protein, whose amino-acid sequence MSDPDELLRIEGIRKTFPGVVALDGVDFDLRRGEVHVLLGENGAGKSTLIKMLSGAYTPDAGRILAHGEEVRIHGARDSERLGIATIYQEFNLVPDLTVAENIFLGRQPRRFGMIDRKRMEAEAAELLERVGVRVSPRARVRELGIARLQMVEIAKALSLDARVLIMDEPTAVLTTEEVEKLFSIVRRLREDGVGIVFITHHLEEIAALGDRVTVIRDGKSVGQVPATTPQDELVRLMVGRSIEQQYPRERADSGEASLVVEGLTRDGVFHDVSFEVRAGEVVGIAGLVGAGRTEVVRAVFGADPYDEGAVRVGGSAVPKDDVGAAMAAGIGLVPEDRKGQGLVLDASVEENLGLVTLRGATRGGFVDLKAQRANAARVAEQLGVRMAGLHQHVRTLSGGNQQKVVIGKWLLANTKVLILDEPTRGIDVGAKVEIYELINELTAAGAAVLMISSDLPEVLGMSDRVLVMAQGRIAGELPAAEATQDAVMALAVSHPHTLATGTEAPDGH is encoded by the coding sequence GTGAGCGACCCTGACGAGTTGCTGCGCATCGAAGGCATACGCAAGACCTTTCCCGGTGTGGTCGCGCTGGACGGCGTCGACTTCGATCTGCGCCGGGGCGAGGTGCACGTCCTGCTCGGTGAGAACGGCGCGGGCAAGAGCACGCTCATCAAGATGCTCTCCGGCGCCTACACGCCCGACGCGGGGCGGATCCTGGCCCATGGTGAGGAGGTGCGCATCCATGGTGCGCGGGACTCCGAGCGGCTCGGGATCGCCACCATCTACCAGGAGTTCAACCTGGTCCCCGATCTGACCGTCGCCGAGAACATCTTCCTGGGGCGGCAGCCGCGCCGCTTCGGGATGATCGACCGGAAGCGGATGGAGGCCGAGGCCGCCGAGCTGCTGGAGCGGGTGGGCGTACGGGTGTCTCCCCGCGCGCGTGTGCGTGAACTCGGTATCGCGCGGCTCCAGATGGTCGAGATCGCCAAGGCGCTGAGCCTGGACGCCCGCGTGCTGATCATGGACGAGCCGACGGCCGTGCTGACCACCGAGGAGGTCGAGAAGCTCTTCTCGATCGTGCGGCGGCTGCGCGAGGACGGGGTCGGGATCGTCTTCATCACCCATCACCTGGAGGAGATCGCCGCCCTGGGGGACCGTGTGACGGTCATCCGGGACGGGAAGAGCGTCGGGCAGGTGCCCGCCACCACCCCGCAGGACGAACTCGTACGCCTCATGGTCGGGCGGTCGATCGAGCAGCAGTACCCGAGGGAGCGGGCGGACTCGGGCGAGGCGTCGCTCGTCGTCGAGGGGCTCACGCGGGACGGCGTCTTCCACGACGTGAGCTTCGAGGTGCGGGCCGGTGAGGTCGTCGGGATCGCGGGGCTCGTGGGGGCCGGGCGTACGGAGGTCGTGCGGGCCGTGTTCGGCGCCGACCCGTACGACGAGGGTGCCGTGCGGGTCGGCGGTTCCGCCGTGCCGAAGGACGACGTGGGCGCCGCCATGGCCGCCGGGATCGGGCTCGTGCCCGAGGACCGCAAGGGGCAGGGGCTGGTGCTGGACGCGTCCGTGGAGGAGAACCTCGGCCTGGTGACCCTGCGGGGCGCGACCAGGGGCGGATTCGTCGACCTCAAGGCGCAGCGGGCGAACGCGGCCAGGGTCGCCGAGCAGCTCGGGGTGCGGATGGCCGGGCTGCACCAGCACGTCCGCACCCTGTCCGGCGGCAACCAGCAGAAGGTCGTCATCGGCAAGTGGCTGCTGGCGAACACCAAGGTGCTGATCCTCGACGAGCCGACGCGCGGCATCGACGTCGGCGCGAAGGTCGAGATCTACGAACTGATCAACGAGCTGACGGCCGCCGGTGCCGCCGTGCTGATGATCTCCAGTGACCTGCCCGAGGTGCTCGGTATGAGCGACCGGGTGCTGGTCATGGCCCAGGGGCGGATCGCGGGTGAACTGCCCGCCGCCGAGGCCACCCAGGACGCGGTGATGGCACTCGCCGTGTCCCACCCACACACCCTTGCGACTGGAACGGAGGCCCCCGATGGCCACTGA